One stretch of Deltaproteobacteria bacterium DNA includes these proteins:
- the rplU gene encoding 50S ribosomal protein L21, whose protein sequence is MPYAVIRTGGKQYRVTPGELLRVESLPGEKGGDITFSEVLLTSSEGAVQVGTPLVSGVTVSARIVEHGKEKKILVFKKKRRKNYSRQRGHRQHFTAVQIKSINMGG, encoded by the coding sequence ATGCCGTATGCTGTTATTCGCACAGGTGGGAAACAATATCGCGTGACTCCAGGAGAGTTACTGCGAGTAGAATCGCTCCCTGGAGAAAAAGGTGGCGATATTACCTTTTCTGAAGTGTTGCTGACTTCATCTGAAGGGGCTGTACAAGTGGGCACTCCGCTTGTCTCTGGAGTGACTGTCTCTGCTCGTATCGTTGAACATGGGAAGGAAAAAAAGATTCTCGTGTTCAAGAAAAAACGACGGAAGAATTACAGTCGCCAACGTGGACATCGACAACATTTCACTGCGGTGCAAATTAAATCTATTAATATGGGAGGATAA
- a CDS encoding 50S ribosomal protein L27 has protein sequence MAHKKGQGSTRNGRDSPGQRRGIKLYAGQVARAGNIIVRQLGTRIHPGLNVGMGRDFTIFSKIEGVVQYERVGKDRKRVSVYPQSAAAPAAVQ, from the coding sequence ATGGCTCATAAAAAAGGACAAGGGTCGACCAGGAACGGTCGAGATAGTCCAGGCCAACGCCGTGGTATTAAGTTGTATGCTGGTCAGGTTGCCCGGGCTGGGAACATCATCGTGCGCCAGCTTGGGACCCGTATCCATCCTGGATTGAATGTCGGTATGGGGCGCGATTTTACCATCTTCTCGAAGATTGAAGGTGTCGTTCAGTATGAACGTGTTGGTAAAGATCGCAAACGCGTAAGTGTTTATCCGCAGTCAGCCGCTGCACCAGCCGCAGTTCAATAA
- a CDS encoding AAA family ATPase — MPTPEERVKEFRRFFTAIEEEVGRVIVGQRAAVRKVLTAFFASGHVLIEGVPGLGKTLMVKSLSQALGLTFKRIQFTPDLMPSDIVGTQLLADSAGARHFEFKRGPIFANIVLADEVNRATPKTQSALLEAMEEQQVTVFGETHALDSPFFVLATQNPIEIEGTYPLPEAQLDRFLFKLIIQPPNSVELTEILARTTAGSRYQIRQVLPSDRAHLLVEELKLLVREVLLAPPLGMYIARLIAAATPGTEQGSIPEVTQYLRFGPGPRGAQALVLGAKVNALLDNRVNVSFEDIADVTLPALRHRCLLNFQAEAENVTADQIIDLLLKRIPKK; from the coding sequence ATGCCAACACCAGAAGAACGAGTGAAAGAATTCCGACGGTTCTTTACCGCCATTGAAGAAGAAGTCGGACGAGTGATCGTCGGCCAGCGTGCGGCAGTCAGGAAAGTGCTCACCGCCTTTTTCGCGAGTGGTCATGTGTTGATCGAGGGGGTTCCTGGCCTCGGTAAGACCCTCATGGTCAAATCGCTGAGCCAGGCACTCGGACTGACATTCAAGCGCATCCAGTTCACTCCAGACTTGATGCCATCCGACATTGTTGGCACTCAACTACTAGCCGACAGTGCAGGGGCACGCCATTTTGAGTTTAAGCGCGGTCCGATCTTCGCCAACATTGTCTTAGCTGATGAGGTAAACCGGGCGACACCCAAAACGCAATCCGCCCTGTTAGAAGCAATGGAAGAACAACAAGTGACCGTTTTTGGAGAAACGCATGCACTTGATTCACCGTTCTTCGTCTTGGCCACACAAAACCCGATTGAAATTGAAGGGACGTATCCACTGCCAGAAGCGCAGCTCGACCGCTTTTTGTTTAAATTAATTATCCAACCACCAAACTCAGTTGAATTAACCGAGATTCTCGCACGTACGACCGCTGGGTCACGCTATCAAATCCGTCAAGTCCTGCCGTCTGACCGCGCCCACCTGCTGGTGGAAGAGCTGAAACTGCTCGTGCGCGAAGTGTTACTGGCTCCCCCATTGGGCATGTATATCGCCCGTCTTATTGCTGCAGCAACTCCTGGCACAGAGCAGGGCAGCATTCCCGAAGTCACACAGTATCTTCGCTTCGGGCCAGGACCACGAGGGGCTCAAGCGCTCGTCCTTGGTGCAAAAGTTAACGCCTTGCTCGACAACCGCGTGAACGTCAGTTTTGAGGATATCGCTGACGTCACCCTACCAGCCCTACGTCACCGTTGTCTCCTCAACTTCCAGGCCGAAGCAGAAAATGTGACGGCAGATCAAATTATTGACCTCCTCTTGAAAAGAATCCCTAAGAAATAG
- a CDS encoding PAS domain S-box protein, translating into MPAAKSAKARRNEGSSSSTTSSSRIVSVRRFIATLALPIAGLNYLLLVGSNFSLPLIFLFLIAAAIVGFLLAAGEGQTVEEQSKKDEDLLPALFASSPDALFLLEPLSGEIVDANSRALELFEAASKDELVGVEFSSLQRVRLTDEKALEVLTSTNKQGRWAKEATYTTRRGKELWGELVIKEFRRAQQPFLLARVIDITEHKRREEKAAQDKETVETANAAKAEFLADLSQRLLLSVGGTLQTTGLLRDTQLTPEQKQYTELGRQAADALLTTVNDILDFGNFESGKLSLEPIAFDLRTTIEESIGRFTKHAENIGVELTCLMSHDVPTPLWGDPGRLRQVFTNIIENALASPSPGSVTIRGMMTHRAPTCVTFRFSVTAPGFELSQLAPLFPLSAPNTTLTRIQRSQWLGLAVSKNLVKLGGGRKQLTAIVIDRSGEPLHKSRDERRDHCVLASV; encoded by the coding sequence ATGCCAGCCGCAAAGTCAGCAAAGGCTCGACGGAACGAGGGATCTTCCTCGTCGACTACAAGCAGCAGTCGTATCGTCAGTGTACGACGCTTTATTGCCACCCTGGCGTTGCCCATTGCCGGATTGAATTATTTGCTGCTTGTCGGAAGTAATTTCAGTCTCCCGCTGATTTTCCTCTTTCTCATAGCAGCCGCAATTGTCGGGTTTCTTCTCGCTGCCGGAGAAGGTCAGACTGTCGAAGAACAGTCGAAAAAAGACGAAGACCTCCTACCAGCACTCTTTGCCTCGTCACCCGACGCACTTTTTCTTCTTGAGCCCCTCAGTGGTGAGATTGTCGACGCGAATTCCCGCGCGCTCGAACTATTTGAAGCGGCAAGCAAAGACGAACTGGTGGGAGTGGAATTTAGCAGCCTACAACGAGTTCGCTTGACAGACGAAAAGGCGCTGGAAGTCCTCACGAGTACCAACAAGCAAGGACGATGGGCGAAGGAGGCGACATACACAACTCGGCGCGGCAAAGAACTGTGGGGCGAATTAGTGATCAAAGAATTCCGTCGTGCCCAGCAGCCGTTTCTGTTGGCACGCGTGATCGATATTACCGAGCACAAGCGGCGAGAAGAAAAAGCTGCGCAAGACAAAGAAACAGTGGAGACGGCCAATGCTGCCAAAGCGGAGTTCCTGGCGGATCTCAGCCAACGCCTCCTGCTGTCAGTTGGTGGGACATTACAAACGACAGGCTTGTTACGCGATACCCAACTGACTCCTGAACAGAAACAATATACAGAACTTGGCCGCCAAGCAGCAGACGCGCTGTTAACAACAGTCAATGACATTCTCGACTTCGGCAACTTCGAGTCAGGCAAGCTCTCACTTGAACCCATTGCGTTTGATCTGCGCACAACAATCGAGGAATCGATTGGGCGCTTTACCAAGCACGCTGAAAATATCGGCGTCGAATTGACATGCCTCATGTCACATGATGTGCCAACCCCATTATGGGGAGACCCTGGACGATTGCGGCAGGTGTTTACCAATATCATTGAAAATGCGCTCGCGAGTCCCTCCCCTGGCAGCGTGACCATCCGTGGCATGATGACGCACCGTGCACCAACGTGTGTCACTTTTCGTTTCTCCGTCACTGCCCCTGGGTTTGAACTCTCGCAACTCGCCCCGCTATTTCCGCTCTCTGCACCAAACACAACGTTGACTCGGATCCAACGCAGCCAGTGGCTGGGGTTAGCGGTGAGTAAGAACCTGGTGAAGTTAGGCGGTGGCAGGAAACAACTTACCGCAATAGTGATTGACCGGAGTGGAGAGCCTCTGCACAAGAGCAGGGATGAGAGACGAGACCATTGTGTGCTGGCTTCGGTCTAA
- the mltG gene encoding endolytic transglycosylase MltG, producing MAVVVVHPVKKIFILCVLGLILASGITVWYAHNFLITPGPPLQQPVVVLVPKGISLRAISQELVEKGLVTNSTLFSWWARWTGADRKIKTGEYEFTEALSPIELLERLQIGQGLGVVVTIPEGYTFRQIVTALSEKGLAAEESFFCLNSDPVFLETWGLPPHGMEGYLFPDTYYFSRFASAEEILEIIIKRFYSVVQPDMYRRADSLNFSLHQVVTLASLVEKETGFPPERPLVSAVLHNRLRKGILLQCDPTVTYGIEDFDGNLTRQHLRTFTPYNTYVIRGLPPGPIANPGLKSLQAALHPADEDYLYFVAKGDGSHQFSSDLTSHNRAVQRYQKRQRS from the coding sequence ATAGCAGTGGTAGTAGTGCACCCAGTGAAAAAAATTTTTATTCTCTGCGTACTTGGCCTTATTTTGGCCAGTGGAATCACCGTCTGGTATGCGCATAATTTTCTGATCACGCCCGGGCCACCACTCCAGCAACCTGTCGTCGTTCTTGTACCGAAGGGCATCTCACTCCGTGCGATTTCCCAGGAACTAGTTGAAAAGGGGTTAGTCACCAATAGCACCTTGTTCTCCTGGTGGGCACGGTGGACTGGAGCTGATCGTAAAATCAAAACTGGCGAGTATGAGTTCACCGAAGCTCTCTCACCGATAGAGCTCTTAGAGCGCCTGCAGATAGGGCAAGGCCTCGGGGTAGTTGTTACGATCCCAGAGGGATACACGTTTAGACAGATTGTGACAGCACTAAGTGAGAAAGGGCTCGCGGCAGAAGAAAGTTTCTTCTGCCTCAACTCCGACCCTGTATTCTTGGAGACATGGGGGCTCCCACCACACGGGATGGAAGGGTACCTGTTCCCTGATACCTATTACTTCTCTCGCTTTGCCTCAGCCGAGGAGATTCTCGAAATCATTATTAAACGCTTCTATAGCGTCGTCCAGCCGGATATGTATCGGCGGGCAGATAGCTTGAATTTCTCACTCCATCAGGTTGTGACATTAGCCTCACTGGTTGAGAAAGAAACCGGATTCCCTCCAGAACGGCCCTTAGTTTCTGCTGTGTTGCATAATCGCTTACGTAAGGGGATTCTGCTCCAATGCGATCCCACGGTGACCTACGGGATAGAAGACTTTGATGGCAACCTGACACGCCAACATCTGCGCACGTTCACCCCTTACAATACCTACGTCATCCGCGGCTTGCCTCCAGGACCAATTGCAAACCCAGGCCTCAAGTCTCTCCAGGCTGCTTTGCACCCTGCCGATGAAGACTACCTCTACTTTGTGGCAAAGGGTGACGGCTCGCACCAGTTTTCTTCAGACCTGACTTCCCATAACCGTGCAGTCCAACGGTATCAAAAAAGGCAGCGTTCGTGA
- a CDS encoding acyl-CoA thioesterase, with product MVLKHVEKIRVRWVDTDASGRIHYTAAFRYFEIAEWELFRRAGIPFREHEREFGLPRKEVKATFHEMISVDDELAVHIEPERMGTTSISFVIEVFKEKRNCISGKITVVFVGNDGRPIPIPDYIRQALAAENR from the coding sequence ATCGTGCTGAAACACGTCGAGAAAATACGCGTCCGCTGGGTCGATACCGATGCTTCGGGCCGCATTCACTATACTGCGGCTTTCCGCTATTTTGAAATAGCTGAGTGGGAGTTGTTCCGTCGTGCCGGGATACCGTTCCGAGAACATGAGAGAGAGTTTGGTTTACCGCGAAAGGAAGTTAAAGCAACTTTTCATGAGATGATCTCGGTCGATGATGAACTTGCTGTTCATATCGAACCGGAACGGATGGGCACGACATCGATTTCGTTCGTTATTGAAGTTTTCAAAGAGAAGCGAAACTGTATAAGTGGGAAAATTACGGTCGTGTTTGTCGGAAACGATGGCCGACCGATTCCTATCCCTGATTATATCCGCCAGGCACTTGCAGCCGAAAACCGTTAA